The Cohnella abietis genome has a segment encoding these proteins:
- the rpsD gene encoding 30S ribosomal protein S4, translating into MSRYTGPKFKLSRRLGVSLSGSGKELKRAFPPGQHGANQRRKISGYGMQLQEKQKLRHMYGLNEKQFRNLFDRASKQQGIAGENFLFLLESRLDNLVYRLGWANSRYGSRQLVSHGHVTVNGKKVDIASYLVQVGDIIGLRERSRSLKSIKEASEGRHHLPGYVEFDANAMEGKYVRLPDRGELTQDVDVKQIVEFYSR; encoded by the coding sequence ATGTCAAGATATACAGGTCCTAAGTTCAAGTTAAGTCGCCGTCTTGGAGTTTCTCTAAGCGGGTCGGGCAAAGAATTAAAGCGTGCTTTCCCTCCAGGTCAGCATGGCGCTAACCAACGCCGCAAAATCAGCGGTTACGGTATGCAACTACAAGAAAAACAAAAATTGCGTCACATGTATGGTTTGAACGAGAAGCAATTCCGCAACTTGTTCGATCGTGCATCCAAGCAACAAGGTATCGCGGGCGAGAACTTCCTGTTCCTGCTTGAGAGCCGTCTCGACAACCTCGTTTATCGTCTTGGATGGGCTAACTCCCGTTACGGTTCCCGCCAATTGGTTTCTCACGGTCACGTGACTGTCAATGGCAAGAAAGTCGACATCGCTTCCTACCTTGTACAAGTTGGCGACATCATCGGTCTTCGTGAGCGTAGCCGCTCCCTGAAGTCGATCAAAGAAGCTTCAGAAGGCCGTCATCACTTGCCGGGCTACGTTGAATTCGATGCTAACGCAATGGAAGGTAAGTATGTTCGTCTTCCAGATCGTGGCGAGTTAACTCAAGACGTTGACGTTAAACAAATCGTTGAGTTTTACAGCCGTTAA
- a CDS encoding DUF1450 domain-containing protein, protein MRKIKYCCRNFKHGSKDVYKTLKAEFPDMKQKKKDCLGECKLCTKQCMVLIGKTDIILAPSPQILYEKIKHRIG, encoded by the coding sequence ATGAGGAAAATTAAATATTGCTGCAGAAATTTTAAGCACGGGTCCAAAGACGTTTACAAAACGCTAAAGGCCGAGTTTCCAGATATGAAGCAAAAGAAAAAAGATTGCCTAGGCGAATGCAAGCTTTGCACTAAGCAATGTATGGTCTTAATAGGTAAAACAGACATCATTCTGGCCCCCTCCCCTCAAATTCTTTACGAAAAAATAAAACACCGGATAGGATGA
- a CDS encoding ferritin encodes MLNESLSKSLNDQLNFELYSAHVYLAIAAYCSGESLDGFANFFMVQAEEEKFHAMKIYKFLNDRGQRVTMAGMDTPNNEYSSILDAFEHAYEHEIEVTRRIYHLSDLALNDREHATMQFLKWFVDEQVEEEAMFDSIINKLKRIDKDSNAFFMMDAEFALRSFTPPAL; translated from the coding sequence ATGTTAAATGAATCTCTAAGTAAATCCTTAAATGATCAACTCAATTTCGAGCTCTATTCTGCTCATGTTTATTTGGCTATTGCTGCGTATTGTTCAGGTGAGAGCCTGGATGGATTCGCTAACTTCTTTATGGTTCAAGCAGAAGAAGAGAAATTTCATGCTATGAAAATTTACAAATTTCTAAACGATCGTGGCCAGCGCGTCACAATGGCGGGAATGGATACGCCGAATAACGAGTATTCTTCCATCTTAGATGCCTTTGAGCACGCGTATGAGCATGAGATAGAGGTTACACGCCGGATCTATCACCTATCTGATCTAGCACTGAATGACCGGGAGCATGCTACAATGCAGTTTTTAAAATGGTTTGTTGATGAGCAAGTTGAAGAAGAAGCTATGTTCGATAGCATCATCAACAAGCTTAAACGTATTGACAAGGATAGCAACGCCTTCTTCATGATGGATGCGGAATTCGCTCTGCGCAGCTTCACCCCCCCTGCTCTATAA